Proteins encoded together in one Marispirochaeta sp. window:
- a CDS encoding 2-hydroxyacid dehydrogenase: protein MKRIAFFDTKSYDRRSFEAKIDSKEFEISFFEARLSPKTADLVKGFDGVCAFVNDTLDTRVIDILKRENIGVVAMRCAGYNNVDLKAAFNNVHFLRVPAYSPYAVAEHAAALILTLNRRTHKSYLRTRESNFALAGLEGFDLHGKTAGVIGTGKIGRIMIRILRGFGMDVLAHDPYPDQEYAQHEGFHFVDLDALYARSDIISLHCPLTKETHHLIDADALAAMKPGVMIINTSRGGLIDTKALVAGLKSGKIGYAGLDVYEEEGEYFFEDLSGEIISDDILARLLTFPNVLITSHQGFFTKEALANIAETTLGNFRAFFRGEALDNEVCYRCDRPECRKKREGRCF, encoded by the coding sequence ATGAAGAGGATTGCTTTTTTTGACACAAAATCATATGACCGACGCTCCTTTGAAGCAAAGATTGATTCAAAGGAATTTGAAATTAGTTTTTTTGAAGCCCGTCTGTCACCAAAAACGGCAGACCTGGTAAAAGGCTTTGACGGGGTTTGTGCCTTTGTCAACGATACCCTGGATACCAGGGTCATTGACATCCTGAAGCGGGAAAATATCGGGGTGGTCGCCATGCGTTGCGCAGGCTACAACAATGTGGATCTTAAAGCCGCTTTTAACAATGTGCATTTTCTCCGGGTTCCAGCCTATTCTCCCTACGCAGTTGCCGAACACGCAGCGGCGCTTATCCTGACTCTTAATCGACGGACCCATAAATCCTATTTGCGGACCAGAGAAAGCAATTTTGCCCTGGCCGGACTCGAGGGCTTTGATCTTCATGGTAAAACTGCCGGGGTAATCGGAACAGGTAAAATAGGTCGTATAATGATCCGCATACTGCGGGGTTTTGGAATGGATGTACTGGCTCATGATCCATATCCCGATCAGGAATATGCCCAGCATGAAGGTTTTCACTTCGTAGACCTGGACGCTCTCTATGCAAGGTCAGACATTATATCACTGCATTGTCCCCTTACAAAAGAGACCCATCATCTGATAGACGCAGACGCCCTGGCGGCGATGAAACCCGGCGTCATGATTATCAACACCAGTCGGGGAGGGCTTATAGACACGAAAGCCCTGGTTGCAGGACTGAAGAGCGGGAAAATAGGCTACGCCGGCCTGGATGTATACGAGGAAGAGGGGGAATACTTTTTTGAGGACCTCTCAGGAGAGATCATCTCTGACGATATATTAGCCCGTCTTCTGACCTTTCCCAATGTCCTGATAACTTCTCACCAGGGCTTCTTTACTAAAGAGGCCCTGGCAAATATTGCAGAGACGACCCTCGGCAACTTCCGGGCCTTTTTTAGAGGGGAGGCTCTGGACAACGAAGTCTGTTATCGTTGTGATCGCCCGGAATGCCGAAAAAAACGTGAGGGTCGCTGTTTCTAG
- a CDS encoding long-chain fatty acid--CoA ligase, translating into MNTSILHLFKSIVQEHPDKAAQYSKNSRGAFVPVTFSELYREMSVFASGLYDLGVRRGDHLGLIADNRKEWLVADLATISLGAIDVPRGRDSMPQEISFILEYAECRLVFVENREMAEKVLSVVHDLPSMKFMVVLDQDFNPSELDKIPRGIKLYTYGDIIEKGNKRIKKDPDLVEQEISKGDIDDVVTIIFTSGTTGEPKGVMLTNRSYLHQVKGVQKIVDIQPGDIWLSVLPVWHSFERVIQYIALGTASALAYSKPIGKIMLQDFQAVRPQWMGSVPRIWEAVKAGIYRNVADKPVVSRVLFHFFVWVGGVYATLRSMFLGRMPRFKYRNRLLDKIISLVPLLVLFPFKQLGNVLVFSAIKKKLGGRFRAGVSGGGSLPAAVDSFFQAAGVCLLNGYGLTETGPVVAVRNYFRSVPLTLDVFPETEIRIVDDEGKDVPPNTRGVVLARGPQNMKGYYKREDITRQIIDDQGWLNTGDLGVWTRDGEFDIRGRAKDTIVLFGGENIEPGPIEAKLRESVYIEQAMVVGQDRKFLGVLIVPDAREVEHYIKANHVPYITREDMLELPDVWELFNSEIQELISSKNGFKHFERIYRFALIPRSFEIGRELSAKQEVKRHVIAELYKEKIDQLFR; encoded by the coding sequence ATGAATACTTCTATACTTCATTTATTTAAATCTATTGTGCAGGAACATCCCGACAAGGCAGCTCAGTATTCAAAGAATTCCCGTGGTGCGTTTGTCCCAGTCACTTTTTCCGAACTGTACCGGGAGATGTCTGTGTTCGCGTCCGGCCTGTACGACCTGGGTGTACGGCGCGGCGACCATCTGGGATTAATCGCCGATAACCGTAAAGAGTGGCTTGTCGCGGATCTTGCCACCATAAGTCTCGGGGCCATAGACGTTCCGAGGGGGCGGGATTCAATGCCCCAGGAGATCTCCTTTATTCTGGAGTATGCAGAATGCCGCCTGGTTTTTGTGGAAAACCGTGAAATGGCGGAAAAAGTATTGAGTGTTGTTCATGACCTGCCGTCCATGAAGTTCATGGTTGTCCTGGATCAGGATTTTAATCCTTCTGAGCTCGATAAAATTCCGCGGGGAATAAAACTGTACACCTACGGAGACATAATCGAGAAGGGAAATAAACGGATCAAGAAGGACCCCGATCTTGTAGAGCAGGAGATAAGCAAGGGTGATATCGATGATGTTGTGACCATAATATTTACCTCCGGTACAACAGGTGAACCGAAGGGTGTAATGCTGACAAACCGTTCATATCTGCATCAGGTTAAAGGGGTTCAAAAGATCGTAGATATACAGCCCGGGGACATCTGGCTCTCTGTTTTGCCGGTGTGGCACTCTTTTGAACGGGTTATTCAGTATATTGCCCTTGGGACTGCCAGTGCTCTTGCATATTCCAAGCCCATTGGAAAGATCATGCTGCAGGATTTTCAAGCTGTCCGTCCCCAATGGATGGGATCGGTTCCTCGGATATGGGAAGCTGTTAAAGCCGGAATTTACCGGAACGTTGCAGATAAACCGGTGGTGAGCAGGGTCTTGTTTCATTTCTTTGTGTGGGTGGGGGGCGTTTATGCCACCTTACGAAGCATGTTTCTCGGGCGTATGCCCAGATTCAAATACCGCAACAGGTTGCTGGACAAGATCATCAGCCTGGTACCGCTGCTTGTGCTCTTTCCCTTCAAGCAGCTTGGCAATGTGCTTGTTTTTTCTGCCATTAAGAAAAAACTTGGCGGCCGTTTCCGGGCCGGGGTCTCCGGAGGAGGGTCCCTGCCGGCAGCGGTGGATTCCTTTTTTCAGGCCGCCGGTGTTTGCCTCTTAAACGGATACGGCTTAACGGAAACAGGACCGGTAGTGGCGGTCAGAAATTACTTTCGCTCCGTACCTTTGACCCTGGATGTTTTTCCCGAGACGGAGATCCGCATTGTGGATGACGAAGGCAAGGATGTACCGCCGAATACCCGGGGAGTAGTCCTTGCCCGGGGTCCTCAGAACATGAAGGGTTATTACAAAAGGGAAGATATAACCCGCCAGATCATCGATGATCAGGGATGGCTGAATACCGGCGACCTGGGTGTCTGGACAAGGGACGGGGAGTTTGATATCCGGGGACGCGCAAAGGATACCATTGTGCTGTTCGGCGGCGAGAATATCGAACCCGGCCCAATTGAGGCAAAGTTGAGAGAATCGGTCTATATCGAGCAGGCCATGGTCGTGGGGCAGGACAGAAAGTTCCTCGGGGTTCTGATAGTTCCCGATGCCAGAGAGGTAGAACATTACATTAAAGCAAACCATGTTCCCTATATAACCCGCGAGGACATGCTGGAACTCCCGGACGTATGGGAGCTTTTCAACAGCGAGATACAGGAACTTATAAGCAGTAAAAACGGCTTTAAACATTTTGAGCGTATATACCGTTTTGCCCTCATTCCCCGCAGCTTCGAAATAGGACGGGAACTCTCGGCGAAACAGGAGGTAAAACGCCATGTTATCGCCGAGCTTTACAAGGAAAAAATCGATCAGCTGTTTCGCTAG
- a CDS encoding LEA type 2 family protein: MQIRTTKNSTHIFSILLPVLFVTLLFTGCSTIEGVLNLTRPNASIERVELSGLSFDRVDLVFYVEVHNPNSIGLKLAGLEYNLAMEKNSVVRGNVEKGIELPARGSSLLEVPVSVGYSNIFNTVQSAREKDNLDYQIDLGLSFTVPGYSSLKVPLTYAGTIPVPKLPSLSMASLQVRNISLTRIDVELRLEVNNPNSFKIDMNEFNYDLTIAGHSWVRGNTVRPLSFREKSRSVVTIPLSLNIVEVGRSVIDLLSGNRTLDYQFSGDTVMDTELPLLQDYLFSFSSEGETEIFR; this comes from the coding sequence ATGCAGATCCGCACAACAAAAAACAGCACACATATTTTTTCGATACTGCTGCCGGTACTTTTTGTCACATTACTATTCACCGGCTGCTCAACAATAGAAGGGGTTCTGAACTTAACCCGCCCCAATGCCAGCATCGAAAGAGTTGAACTCTCCGGCTTGAGTTTTGACCGCGTCGATTTAGTTTTCTACGTTGAGGTCCACAATCCGAACTCAATCGGACTAAAGCTGGCCGGACTGGAGTATAATCTTGCTATGGAAAAGAATTCAGTAGTCAGGGGCAACGTGGAAAAAGGAATTGAACTGCCTGCCAGGGGCTCCTCCCTGCTTGAGGTACCGGTATCCGTCGGGTATTCGAATATCTTTAACACTGTTCAATCCGCCCGGGAAAAAGATAATCTGGACTATCAGATTGATCTTGGCCTGTCCTTTACCGTTCCCGGGTACAGCAGCCTCAAGGTACCTCTTACGTATGCCGGTACTATCCCGGTCCCGAAACTTCCCTCCCTCAGTATGGCCTCTCTGCAGGTAAGAAACATCAGCCTTACCAGGATTGATGTTGAGCTGCGGCTTGAGGTTAACAATCCCAACAGCTTTAAAATCGACATGAATGAGTTCAACTATGATCTGACGATTGCGGGACACTCATGGGTCCGGGGAAACACGGTACGTCCGTTGAGTTTTCGGGAGAAAAGCAGAAGCGTTGTCACCATTCCCCTTTCTCTCAATATTGTAGAGGTAGGCCGTTCAGTTATTGACCTTTTGTCGGGTAACCGGACCCTTGATTACCAGTTCAGCGGTGATACGGTCATGGACACCGAGCTTCCTTTGCTGCAGGATTACCTTTTCAGTTTTTCCTCTGAAGGTGAAACAGAAATATTCCGCTAA
- a CDS encoding M50 family metallopeptidase, whose translation MSRSGFTVFHLLLLIVLSGAAWLFWEVPALLPVRLIADLLYDSGKALAVVVSGGRIDSVSAGLESGFTIVVSGGAEGLTVVAGYAGAMVLGFLLLLTSVIFRFDKIVTMLLGAGLVVLSLVFASVGVAMVYAVIFGIALFLIGFLLPGIVNDLALKLFGMLGIFYVFFDIRGDLIAPSGRISDATRMAGYLFGTPLLWTVLWGAAGLILFLITIRLVTGRAPSRRGGRYSRRDY comes from the coding sequence ATGAGCCGGAGCGGTTTTACTGTGTTTCATCTTCTGTTGTTAATTGTCTTGTCAGGGGCGGCCTGGTTGTTCTGGGAGGTCCCCGCCCTGCTGCCTGTAAGGCTTATCGCGGACCTTCTGTACGACAGCGGCAAGGCTCTTGCCGTGGTGGTGAGCGGCGGTAGAATTGACTCGGTTAGTGCGGGGCTCGAATCCGGTTTTACCATAGTGGTAAGCGGGGGGGCTGAAGGGCTGACTGTTGTCGCCGGTTATGCCGGAGCCATGGTGCTGGGTTTCCTGCTCCTTTTAACCTCGGTAATCTTCCGTTTCGATAAGATCGTAACCATGCTGCTGGGAGCCGGGCTTGTTGTCTTGTCACTTGTTTTTGCCTCTGTTGGGGTTGCCATGGTGTATGCGGTGATCTTTGGTATAGCACTTTTCCTTATAGGCTTTCTTCTTCCCGGGATAGTAAATGATCTTGCCTTGAAACTCTTTGGCATGCTGGGCATTTTTTATGTTTTCTTTGATATCCGGGGCGACCTGATTGCACCTTCCGGACGTATTTCCGACGCGACCCGCATGGCAGGCTATCTTTTTGGGACCCCCCTGCTGTGGACTGTCCTGTGGGGCGCTGCGGGATTAATCCTTTTTCTAATTACAATCCGGCTTGTTACAGGAAGAGCCCCCTCGAGGAGAGGAGGCCGCTATTCCAGAAGGGATTATTAA
- a CDS encoding HD domain-containing phosphohydrolase — MKIIERLHSVKDVDILLENILHEARTFVNADAGTLYQLKDNQLYFAFIENETLFNRGESENDKYLYTTRSIPADTKSIAGFVAETGQSLLIDDVYSLPEEVSFQFNSEFDRKSNYRTRSILAVPLKNSEGSILGVIQLINAIDKEGNPVPFSQQDRLFISYFAQHAAMALEKAEFAKEMVLRLVEISQLRDPHESRLHAQRVGEYSAAVFDAFGSRIGTPPAQRNRGKEALRLAALLHDIGKVGLDSRLLSKGDEFSSDDKETMIWHTIFGARLFYKRSSVWDRVAFEVALSHHERWDGYGYPGHIENIFSDTLKPGPGKVGKEIPLSGRIVAIADVFDALVTPRTYKDPWDEDSAFLYIKSKAGKQFDPELVDVFLSIKDTIVSILKNTR; from the coding sequence TTGAAAATCATTGAGCGACTTCATTCCGTGAAAGATGTTGATATTCTCCTCGAAAATATTCTTCACGAAGCGAGAACATTTGTAAATGCCGATGCCGGCACTCTGTATCAGCTCAAGGACAATCAGCTCTATTTTGCCTTCATCGAAAATGAAACCCTTTTTAACAGGGGTGAATCGGAAAATGATAAATACCTCTATACGACTCGCAGTATTCCTGCGGACACAAAATCAATTGCCGGCTTTGTTGCCGAGACAGGGCAATCCCTTTTAATTGACGATGTGTATTCTCTTCCTGAAGAGGTCTCGTTTCAGTTTAATTCTGAGTTCGATAGAAAAAGTAACTATCGCACCCGGTCTATCCTCGCTGTGCCTCTCAAGAATTCCGAAGGAAGCATACTGGGGGTTATTCAACTTATTAACGCGATTGATAAAGAGGGAAACCCAGTTCCTTTTTCTCAACAGGATCGACTGTTTATCTCCTACTTTGCCCAGCACGCCGCAATGGCCCTGGAGAAAGCTGAGTTTGCTAAAGAAATGGTGCTGCGGCTGGTGGAGATCTCTCAACTGAGGGATCCTCATGAATCACGTCTGCACGCTCAAAGAGTGGGGGAGTACTCCGCTGCTGTTTTTGATGCCTTTGGATCCCGGATTGGTACACCACCGGCTCAGCGGAACAGGGGGAAGGAAGCCTTGCGGCTCGCCGCCCTGCTGCACGATATCGGAAAGGTTGGTCTTGATTCCCGATTGCTCTCCAAGGGGGATGAGTTTTCGTCAGATGATAAAGAGACAATGATTTGGCACACTATTTTCGGTGCCCGTCTTTTTTACAAGCGAAGCTCTGTATGGGACAGGGTCGCTTTTGAAGTTGCCCTGTCCCACCATGAACGCTGGGATGGATACGGGTATCCCGGACATATTGAAAACATCTTTTCCGATACGCTGAAACCAGGACCGGGAAAGGTTGGAAAAGAGATACCCCTGTCCGGGAGAATCGTCGCCATAGCGGACGTTTTTGATGCACTGGTGACTCCCAGAACCTATAAAGATCCGTGGGATGAAGATTCAGCCTTTCTGTATATAAAGAGCAAAGCAGGTAAGCAATTTGATCCCGAACTGGTTGATGTTTTTCTTTCAATCAAGGATACCATTGTCAGTATTCTAAAAAATACCCGCTGA
- a CDS encoding response regulator translates to MEEFRSFFWVRQTCLLAALIFFVAVFSIPLAAQELGIKYIHKIEDPVSLANQWEISWFNEEENRELLEPGEMIRFDKTAKESFPKDIRQRALFLVNPQFRHIGGFLLKTEITRPTRVYLNGSLLGEYDNPKPAGNGIADGIVLLNLPRKLLKFNETNEIILAINSPGPVVFVQDVKIARENGLSNFLNPRRISFFNAQLYTFFCIFMVYYTFIYFLVRRNEVFHLYIAAANLFFAFYFYRMAYDPVFLSSFSSFVVSKAALPLGIGFCTVSFMEYFKIHEKKGLQFLILLHSLVLSGIILFSPGNETEAYRVFSIVLIPLVPVMVFVFYITVKALAAGNPDALCIFAGIMIAVIFGLHDMIYAILKIIDTGNSFYVAPFMWLQGVGLFIFNLSVFTSLALRTMRSRTELEAYTSKVEDLVAQRTSELDAAIEKAETANRAKSDFLANVSHEMRTPLNAIMGFGEALHCSLEHDPGCRQYAELVVEESQRLSELIDQLLDISRIEEGKLDLVEEPFNLPDLIRSIEGILRPKAEGRGILLKLYLHPELPRRVTGDGLRLRQVLINLLDNGIKFTSRGDVSLSAEFEYDTEEIVFLLFSVQDTGIGIREADLKRLFDKFYQIEAGRTRSAGGFGLGTAISKLIIDKMGGTITVSSVYGEGTTFTVQVPMRCVCTGDTSVPMVRPDSLIQMLPPPGCRVLVVDDYPSNLKIAEHHLSLAGCDVFCARGGSEALEMIERDRYDLIFMDISMPDMDGCEAVRKMRSRKLTIPIIALTANAYQKDFFTYKEAGMNDILVKPFRKNELIDMAVRWCSASGIPCSEYRQEKGVVEVRTQGVLDFGKLLSDFDNNREIVQDLISGFIADTEGRISRIRRGVNLNDGEIVHRESHAVKGAAYNVRAEKIGSAARILEAEAKAGNMENVLLHVQKIETEINSLKEYFLQIQVQE, encoded by the coding sequence ATGGAGGAATTTCGGTCTTTTTTCTGGGTTCGGCAGACCTGTTTACTCGCCGCTCTTATCTTCTTTGTTGCTGTTTTTTCAATTCCATTGGCAGCCCAGGAGCTGGGCATTAAATATATCCATAAAATCGAAGACCCGGTTTCCCTGGCGAATCAGTGGGAGATCAGCTGGTTCAATGAAGAAGAAAACCGGGAACTCCTGGAACCCGGAGAGATGATCCGTTTTGATAAAACTGCCAAAGAGAGTTTTCCGAAAGATATCCGGCAGCGTGCCCTGTTCTTAGTGAATCCCCAGTTTCGGCATATTGGCGGATTCCTGCTGAAGACAGAAATTACACGTCCGACCCGCGTATATCTCAACGGTTCCCTCCTTGGGGAATATGATAATCCAAAGCCCGCCGGGAATGGCATAGCTGACGGAATTGTATTACTCAATCTTCCGCGTAAATTGCTGAAATTCAACGAGACGAATGAGATTATCCTCGCCATCAACAGCCCCGGCCCTGTGGTTTTTGTACAGGATGTTAAGATTGCCCGGGAAAACGGGCTCTCGAATTTTCTTAATCCACGACGCATCAGCTTTTTTAACGCCCAGCTCTATACTTTCTTCTGCATCTTCATGGTTTATTATACCTTCATCTATTTTCTTGTGCGGCGCAATGAGGTCTTTCATCTCTACATCGCTGCGGCCAACCTGTTTTTTGCTTTCTATTTTTATCGTATGGCGTATGATCCGGTTTTTCTGTCTTCCTTCAGTAGTTTTGTTGTATCCAAGGCGGCACTTCCTCTGGGAATTGGCTTTTGCACCGTCTCTTTTATGGAATATTTTAAGATCCATGAGAAAAAAGGGCTGCAATTTCTCATCCTGCTTCATAGCCTTGTTCTTAGTGGAATTATTCTTTTTTCCCCAGGTAATGAAACTGAAGCCTACCGGGTTTTCAGTATTGTACTTATACCTCTGGTACCGGTGATGGTGTTCGTATTCTATATAACAGTAAAGGCCCTGGCTGCTGGTAATCCGGATGCCCTCTGTATTTTCGCCGGAATCATGATCGCTGTTATATTTGGTCTGCATGATATGATTTACGCAATACTGAAAATCATTGACACCGGCAACAGCTTCTATGTTGCACCGTTTATGTGGCTCCAGGGAGTCGGGCTGTTTATTTTTAACCTGTCCGTTTTCACCTCCCTGGCCTTGAGAACAATGCGGTCCAGGACCGAGCTTGAAGCATATACTTCCAAGGTAGAAGATCTTGTAGCCCAGCGTACCAGTGAACTTGACGCGGCAATAGAAAAGGCGGAGACGGCGAACAGGGCAAAGAGTGATTTTCTTGCTAACGTAAGTCACGAAATGCGAACACCCCTGAACGCGATAATGGGATTCGGCGAAGCTCTGCACTGTTCCCTGGAACACGACCCGGGCTGCAGGCAATACGCTGAGTTGGTAGTCGAAGAATCACAAAGACTCTCCGAGTTGATAGATCAACTTTTGGATATTTCCAGAATTGAGGAAGGCAAGCTTGACTTGGTGGAGGAACCGTTCAATTTGCCTGATCTTATCCGATCAATTGAGGGCATTCTTCGTCCCAAGGCGGAAGGACGCGGTATCCTTCTCAAGCTATATCTACATCCTGAACTGCCCCGGAGGGTAACAGGCGATGGTCTTCGGCTGCGGCAGGTACTGATTAATTTGCTGGATAATGGAATAAAATTCACATCCCGGGGAGATGTGTCTCTTTCTGCCGAATTTGAATACGACACGGAGGAGATCGTTTTCTTACTGTTTTCCGTACAGGATACAGGTATAGGAATCAGAGAAGCCGACTTGAAACGGCTTTTTGACAAGTTCTATCAAATAGAGGCGGGGCGAACCAGGAGTGCCGGGGGTTTTGGATTGGGAACTGCCATTTCGAAGCTTATAATCGATAAGATGGGTGGAACAATCACGGTCTCCAGTGTATACGGTGAAGGGACCACCTTTACTGTGCAGGTCCCGATGCGCTGTGTCTGCACGGGGGATACTTCGGTTCCCATGGTTCGTCCGGATTCCCTTATTCAAATGCTTCCGCCCCCCGGGTGTCGGGTCCTTGTTGTTGATGACTATCCGAGTAACCTGAAGATAGCGGAGCACCATTTATCATTGGCTGGCTGCGACGTCTTCTGTGCCCGTGGCGGCTCCGAAGCCCTGGAGATGATTGAAAGAGACAGGTATGACCTCATTTTTATGGATATATCGATGCCTGACATGGATGGGTGTGAGGCTGTCAGAAAGATGCGATCCCGCAAACTCACTATTCCGATTATTGCTCTAACCGCCAACGCCTATCAGAAGGATTTCTTTACCTATAAAGAAGCCGGTATGAACGATATTCTCGTTAAACCTTTTCGTAAAAATGAGCTTATCGATATGGCTGTACGCTGGTGCTCTGCAAGCGGTATCCCCTGTTCTGAATACAGGCAGGAAAAAGGTGTGGTGGAAGTACGGACACAGGGTGTTCTTGATTTTGGAAAACTGCTTTCAGATTTTGATAATAACCGGGAGATTGTACAAGATCTTATTTCGGGATTTATTGCTGATACTGAAGGCCGTATCAGCAGGATTCGCCGGGGCGTCAATTTAAATGATGGAGAAATTGTTCATAGAGAGAGCCACGCGGTTAAAGGCGCCGCCTATAATGTCCGGGCAGAAAAGATCGGATCCGCGGCCAGGATTCTCGAAGCTGAAGCAAAGGCCGGTAACATGGAAAATGTCCTTTTACATGTTCAGAAAATAGAAACCGAGATAAACAGTCTTAAGGAATATTTTTTGCAAATCCAAGTCCAGGAATAA
- a CDS encoding aldo/keto reductase, which produces MNTSPLIGELNTTPSPGLGCAAFGGTHWGVQDDRDSMAALATAIEAGVRHIDTAAAYGSGRSETLIGNLIRRRPSVRDGLLIASKGGIKGSKKNFLKEIDNSRRRLGCEVIDIYYIHWPMEGVDPIPSLEALAEAKEKHTIRYVGVSNFTSRQLTLAHGNLPLDACQFGYNLIWRHPDTGIIPLCGQLGIARIAYGALAQGLLSGNYQPWSRFPEGDDRDHTAFFSDDHAVELTAGLSTLKALCAQYHVPLRSAALHWISSREYLEGSLAGARTAEQAKENFQLQRIDSELLDKLHVAGKEISTCFGNTENFFRMQ; this is translated from the coding sequence ATGAATACAAGCCCTTTAATTGGAGAATTGAATACAACCCCGTCCCCTGGCCTGGGATGTGCGGCCTTCGGCGGAACCCATTGGGGTGTCCAGGATGACCGTGACTCAATGGCTGCGCTGGCGACAGCTATTGAAGCGGGAGTACGGCATATAGATACCGCAGCCGCCTACGGTTCAGGCCGCAGCGAAACACTTATCGGGAACCTGATCAGACGGCGTCCATCAGTTCGGGACGGGCTGCTGATCGCCAGTAAAGGCGGAATAAAAGGAAGCAAAAAGAACTTTCTCAAGGAGATAGACAACAGCCGGAGGCGGCTTGGATGCGAGGTTATCGACATATATTACATTCACTGGCCCATGGAAGGGGTAGACCCGATTCCCTCTCTGGAAGCACTGGCGGAAGCCAAAGAAAAGCACACAATACGCTACGTCGGAGTATCAAACTTCACATCCCGGCAACTGACACTGGCCCATGGGAATCTGCCCCTTGATGCCTGTCAATTCGGCTACAATCTTATCTGGCGGCACCCGGATACCGGGATCATCCCTCTCTGCGGACAACTTGGAATTGCCCGCATCGCCTACGGAGCCCTGGCCCAGGGTCTCCTGTCAGGTAACTACCAACCCTGGAGTCGGTTTCCCGAGGGTGATGATCGGGACCATACCGCGTTTTTTTCCGATGACCATGCCGTAGAACTGACGGCGGGGCTTTCTACCCTCAAAGCGCTGTGTGCACAGTACCATGTGCCTCTCCGCTCCGCGGCTTTACACTGGATCAGCAGCAGGGAATATCTCGAGGGATCATTAGCAGGGGCCCGTACCGCAGAACAGGCAAAAGAAAACTTTCAGCTTCAGAGGATTGACTCAGAACTTTTAGACAAACTCCACGTTGCGGGAAAAGAAATTTCCACCTGCTTTGGCAACACTGAGAACTTTTTCCGCATGCAGTAA